One Bradyrhizobium zhanjiangense DNA segment encodes these proteins:
- a CDS encoding NAD(P)/FAD-dependent oxidoreductase yields the protein MATGRHVAIIGAGAVGVISAIEALREGHRVTLIDPGEPGGEQAASYGNAGWLSSHSVIPPAEPGVWKKVPGYLIDPLGPLAIRWSYLPKVLPWLIKYLLSGWTEARVEKTAFALRDLLKDAPLLHKKLAEEAGVPELIERNGVMHVFPSRGNFDNDLGWHLRKKVGVEWLELNADEMRQREPDLHPRYTFGVVVEEAGRCRNPGAYVAALAQHAMASGAKHVRAKATGLKLSGNTLVAVVTETGEIPCDAAVVAAGARSKQLTASVGDPLPLETERGYHVMIENPESGPRSSMMASDAKMVVNWTDKGLRAAGTVEIAGLEAAPNWKRAEILRNHLFSMFPKLPKDIPASRIKTWFGHRPSMPDGRPCIGYARASRDIVYAFGHGHVGLVGSARTGRLVAQLLSGKQPEIPLAPFAPDRFL from the coding sequence ATGGCGACCGGCCGCCACGTCGCCATCATCGGCGCCGGCGCGGTCGGCGTGATCAGCGCCATCGAAGCGCTGCGCGAGGGCCATCGCGTCACGCTGATCGATCCGGGCGAGCCCGGTGGCGAGCAGGCGGCCAGCTACGGTAATGCCGGCTGGCTGTCGTCGCATTCGGTGATCCCGCCGGCCGAGCCGGGCGTCTGGAAGAAGGTGCCGGGTTATCTGATAGACCCGCTCGGCCCACTCGCGATCCGCTGGTCGTATCTGCCGAAGGTGCTGCCCTGGCTGATCAAATATCTGCTCTCGGGTTGGACGGAGGCGCGGGTCGAGAAGACGGCGTTCGCGCTGCGCGATCTGTTGAAGGACGCACCGCTTCTGCACAAAAAGCTCGCGGAGGAGGCGGGCGTGCCTGAATTGATCGAGCGTAACGGCGTGATGCATGTGTTCCCGTCGCGCGGCAATTTCGACAACGATCTCGGCTGGCATCTACGCAAGAAGGTCGGTGTCGAATGGCTCGAGCTCAACGCCGATGAGATGCGCCAGCGGGAGCCGGACCTGCATCCGCGCTACACGTTTGGTGTGGTGGTGGAGGAGGCCGGCCGCTGCCGCAATCCCGGCGCTTATGTCGCGGCCCTCGCGCAACATGCGATGGCAAGCGGTGCGAAGCACGTCCGGGCCAAGGCAACGGGTCTCAAGCTCTCCGGCAACACGCTCGTCGCCGTCGTCACCGAGACCGGCGAGATCCCTTGCGATGCCGCCGTGGTGGCGGCGGGCGCCCGCTCGAAGCAATTGACTGCGTCGGTCGGCGATCCGCTGCCGCTCGAGACCGAGCGTGGCTATCACGTCATGATCGAGAACCCGGAATCGGGGCCGCGCAGCTCGATGATGGCGTCAGATGCGAAGATGGTGGTGAACTGGACCGACAAGGGCCTGCGTGCCGCCGGCACGGTCGAGATCGCCGGCTTAGAGGCCGCGCCGAACTGGAAGCGTGCCGAGATTCTGCGCAACCACCTCTTCAGCATGTTCCCAAAACTGCCGAAGGACATTCCAGCCTCGCGCATCAAAACCTGGTTCGGTCATCGGCCGAGCATGCCGGATGGACGGCCCTGCATCGGCTATGCGCGGGCCTCGCGCGACATCGTCTATGCCTTCGGCCATGGCCATGTCGGCCTGGTCGGCTCGGCGCGTACCGGCCGGCTCGTCGCGCAGCTCCTCAGCGGCAAGCAGCCTGAGATCCCGCTCGCGCCGTTCGCACCCGATCGTTTCCTCTGA
- a CDS encoding ABC transporter permease, with the protein MLALVSPALLVILALIVLPVGWLAWQSVYHDGFTLENYRRVFTEDVYWRSFALTFEISLAVTLIALLLGYPVAYLANSLPKAWSILVLSLVVLPFWTSVLVRAYAWLALLQRTGVINQFLRYLDVISEPLALVHNTFGTVVATVHILLPFMVLPLYATMQKIPGDLMQAGASLGASPSLTFFRVFLPLSLPGVLAGCTMVFVLCLGFYITPELLGGGRTVMVSMLVSRNVELYNQFGAASAVAVVLLLSVLLIFFVVSRFISLDRVLGQK; encoded by the coding sequence ATGCTGGCGCTGGTGTCGCCGGCACTGCTGGTGATCTTGGCTCTGATCGTGCTGCCGGTCGGTTGGCTCGCCTGGCAGTCGGTCTACCACGACGGCTTTACGCTGGAGAATTATCGCCGCGTGTTCACCGAAGATGTCTATTGGCGCAGCTTTGCGCTGACCTTCGAGATCAGTCTCGCGGTCACATTGATTGCGCTGCTGCTCGGCTATCCCGTGGCCTATCTCGCCAACTCGTTGCCGAAAGCGTGGAGCATCCTCGTCCTGTCGCTGGTCGTGCTGCCGTTCTGGACCAGCGTGCTGGTCCGGGCCTATGCGTGGCTGGCGCTGCTGCAGCGCACCGGCGTGATCAACCAGTTCCTGCGCTATCTGGACGTGATCTCCGAGCCGCTCGCGCTGGTCCACAACACGTTCGGCACGGTGGTTGCGACCGTCCACATCCTGCTGCCGTTCATGGTGCTGCCGCTCTATGCCACCATGCAGAAAATCCCCGGCGATCTCATGCAGGCCGGCGCCAGCCTGGGTGCGAGCCCGTCGTTGACGTTCTTCCGCGTGTTCCTGCCGCTGTCGCTGCCGGGCGTGCTCGCTGGCTGCACCATGGTATTCGTGCTCTGCCTCGGCTTCTACATCACGCCGGAGCTGCTCGGCGGCGGCCGCACCGTGATGGTGTCGATGCTGGTGAGCCGCAATGTCGAGCTCTACAACCAGTTCGGGGCGGCCAGCGCGGTCGCGGTGGTGCTGCTCCTGAGCGTGCTCCTGATCTTCTTCGTCGTCAGCCGCTTCATCTCGCTCGATCGTGTGTTGGGGCAGAAATGA
- a CDS encoding SDR family NAD(P)-dependent oxidoreductase, whose translation MKLSGKVAVITGAARGIGKACAKRFLDDGVKVVISDVDTDALEKTVNELGKPKELYALPCHVARRADVDRAVATAVREFGRLDIMVNNAGVARNQDILDISEQDFDEVIGINLKGAFFGVQAAAKQMIAQGGGGVIINMSSVNALLAIPTLATYAISKGGMKQLTSVAAVALAPHNIRVVAVGPGTILTDMVASSIYTSEEARKTVMSRTPAGRGGEPSEVASVVAFLASDDASYITGQTIYPDGGRLILNYTVPVKEK comes from the coding sequence ATGAAACTATCCGGCAAGGTCGCCGTCATCACCGGCGCGGCGCGCGGCATCGGCAAGGCCTGCGCGAAGAGATTCTTGGACGACGGCGTCAAGGTGGTCATCTCCGACGTCGACACGGATGCGCTCGAGAAGACGGTCAACGAGCTGGGCAAGCCCAAGGAGCTGTATGCCCTGCCGTGCCACGTCGCGCGGCGCGCGGACGTCGATCGCGCGGTCGCCACAGCAGTCCGGGAGTTCGGCCGGCTCGACATCATGGTCAACAACGCGGGCGTGGCCCGCAACCAGGACATTCTCGACATCTCCGAGCAGGATTTCGACGAGGTCATCGGCATCAATCTGAAAGGTGCGTTCTTCGGCGTGCAGGCCGCCGCGAAGCAGATGATCGCGCAGGGCGGAGGGGGCGTCATCATCAACATGTCCTCGGTGAACGCGCTGCTGGCGATTCCGACGCTTGCAACCTACGCCATCTCCAAGGGTGGCATGAAGCAACTGACGTCGGTGGCCGCTGTCGCGCTCGCTCCGCACAACATCCGCGTCGTCGCGGTCGGTCCGGGTACGATCCTGACCGATATGGTGGCGTCGTCCATCTACACTTCGGAGGAGGCCCGCAAGACCGTGATGTCGCGCACGCCGGCGGGCCGCGGCGGCGAGCCGAGCGAGGTGGCCTCCGTCGTGGCGTTCCTTGCCAGCGACGATGCGTCCTACATCACCGGGCAGACCATCTATCCGGATGGCGGCCGGCTGATCCTGAATTACACGGTGCCGGTGAAGGAAAAGTAG
- a CDS encoding ABC transporter substrate-binding protein, whose translation MTTKQKFGFGCALLGAIGLTTTAASAAEQITFVSQGGAYQQAQTVAILDPSAKKLGITINQDSIPDAWPAIKTQVGSGKPIWDVVDTPTGYCLRGGEQGLIEKLDFSKIPNAAAMPEAYRSPYSVSYEFYSSVLAYSQKTFPKDAPNSWADFWDVKKFPGRRALRNHPIATLEAALMADGVSPDKLYPLDVDRAFKKLEEIKPHITVWWTSGAQSAQLLNDGEVDMEMAWNGRVSAVAKEGAKVAFTYNQGILQSTSLCILKGAPNHETAVKFLNEAVDPVHQANLPLHIDYGPGNPKAFETNVIKPERAAQLPSEPANAAKQALMSYAWWSSPAGEAAEKRWASFMQK comes from the coding sequence ATGACGACGAAGCAGAAGTTTGGATTTGGCTGCGCATTGCTTGGTGCAATCGGATTGACCACCACGGCTGCCAGTGCCGCCGAGCAGATCACCTTCGTCTCGCAGGGCGGCGCCTATCAGCAGGCGCAGACGGTGGCGATCCTCGATCCCTCCGCCAAGAAGCTCGGCATCACCATCAACCAGGACTCCATTCCCGACGCCTGGCCCGCGATCAAGACCCAGGTCGGCAGCGGCAAGCCGATCTGGGATGTTGTCGACACCCCGACCGGCTATTGCCTGCGCGGCGGCGAGCAGGGGCTGATCGAGAAGCTCGACTTCTCCAAGATCCCGAACGCAGCGGCGATGCCTGAGGCCTATCGCAGTCCCTATTCGGTGTCCTACGAATTCTATTCCAGCGTGCTGGCCTACAGCCAGAAGACGTTCCCGAAGGATGCGCCGAACAGCTGGGCCGATTTCTGGGACGTCAAGAAATTCCCCGGCCGCCGGGCGCTGCGCAACCATCCGATCGCCACGCTCGAGGCGGCGCTGATGGCGGACGGCGTTTCGCCCGACAAGCTCTATCCGCTCGACGTCGACCGCGCCTTCAAGAAGCTGGAAGAGATCAAGCCGCACATCACGGTGTGGTGGACCTCGGGCGCGCAGTCGGCGCAGCTGCTCAATGACGGTGAGGTCGACATGGAGATGGCCTGGAACGGCCGCGTCAGCGCGGTCGCCAAGGAAGGCGCCAAGGTGGCCTTCACCTACAACCAGGGCATCCTGCAGAGCACTTCGCTCTGCATCCTCAAGGGCGCGCCGAATCACGAGACGGCGGTGAAGTTCCTCAACGAGGCCGTCGATCCCGTGCACCAGGCCAACCTGCCGCTCCACATCGACTACGGCCCCGGTAATCCGAAGGCGTTCGAGACCAATGTGATCAAGCCCGAGCGCGCCGCGCAATTGCCGAGCGAGCCGGCCAACGCGGCCAAGCAGGCGCTGATGTCGTATGCCTGGTGGTCCTCGCCCGCGGGCGAAGCGGCCGAGAAGCGCTGGGCGTCGTTCATGCAGAAGTGA
- a CDS encoding TetR/AcrR family transcriptional regulator: protein MLERMPPPLKRTNDPERTKRDILEVAMTEFAREGYSGARVDAIAARTRTSKRMIYYYFGGKEQLYLAVLEEAYRRIRALEDQLDIESCDAREGLRRLIEATFDHDERNPDFIRLVSIENIHHGKHLKQNPQLRQLNASVIATLDGILKRGRDEGVFRDDVDAIDLHLAISSYCFFRVANRDTFGALFDRDLSEPGVLAKSRTQIVEMILAWLGAKG from the coding sequence ATGCTCGAACGCATGCCGCCCCCATTAAAGCGCACCAACGACCCCGAGCGCACCAAGCGCGACATCCTCGAAGTGGCGATGACCGAATTCGCCCGCGAGGGCTATTCCGGCGCGCGGGTCGACGCCATCGCCGCACGGACGCGCACGTCGAAGCGGATGATCTACTATTATTTTGGCGGCAAGGAGCAGCTCTACCTCGCGGTGCTCGAAGAGGCCTATCGCAGAATCCGCGCGCTGGAGGACCAGCTCGACATCGAAAGCTGCGACGCTCGCGAGGGATTGCGCCGCCTGATCGAGGCCACCTTCGACCATGACGAACGCAATCCGGACTTCATCCGCCTCGTCAGCATCGAGAATATCCACCATGGCAAGCATCTGAAGCAGAACCCGCAGCTGCGCCAGCTCAACGCCAGCGTGATCGCGACGCTCGACGGTATCCTGAAGCGTGGCCGCGACGAAGGCGTCTTCCGCGACGACGTCGACGCCATCGACCTGCACCTCGCCATCTCCTCCTACTGCTTCTTCCGCGTCGCCAACCGCGACACGTTTGGTGCGCTGTTCGACCGCGACCTCAGCGAACCCGGGGTGTTGGCGAAGAGCCGCACCCAGATCGTGGAGATGATTTTGGCCTGGCTGGGGGCGAAGGGGTGA
- a CDS encoding aspartate/glutamate racemase family protein: MQTIGLIGGMSWESTALYYKLINERVRDRKGKLHSAPLLMYSYDFQQIKEMQYADRWSEAAASLAEVARRLESAGARAIVLCTNTMHKLAPDIMSSLTVPFIHIGDATAQRIRAKGYRRLGLLGTKFTMEQDFYIDRLRAHDLDVLVPPADARADVNRIIYDELCLGTVTAPSRRRYQEVMAALVTAGAECIILGCTEITMLVGPNDTSVETFDTTAIHAETAADFAMG; this comes from the coding sequence ATGCAAACCATCGGCCTGATTGGAGGCATGAGCTGGGAGAGCACCGCACTCTACTATAAGCTCATCAATGAGCGGGTCCGCGACCGCAAGGGCAAGCTGCATTCGGCGCCGCTGCTGATGTATTCCTACGATTTTCAACAGATCAAGGAAATGCAGTACGCCGATCGCTGGAGCGAGGCGGCGGCCAGCCTGGCGGAAGTCGCACGGCGGCTCGAAAGCGCCGGGGCCCGTGCGATCGTGTTGTGCACGAACACGATGCACAAACTGGCACCCGACATCATGTCGAGCTTGACCGTTCCATTCATTCACATCGGGGACGCAACGGCCCAGCGAATCCGGGCCAAAGGGTACCGGCGGCTCGGGCTGCTCGGCACGAAATTCACGATGGAGCAGGACTTTTACATCGACCGGCTGCGCGCGCATGATCTCGACGTCCTGGTTCCTCCCGCCGACGCCCGCGCCGACGTGAACCGCATCATCTACGATGAGCTGTGCCTTGGAACTGTCACCGCTCCCTCGCGCCGGCGCTATCAGGAGGTGATGGCAGCGCTCGTCACGGCCGGCGCGGAGTGCATCATCCTCGGCTGTACCGAGATCACGATGCTGGTCGGCCCGAACGACACCTCAGTCGAGACGTTCGACACGACGGCAATTCATGCCGAGACGGCGGCCGATTTCGCCATGGGATGA
- a CDS encoding aspartate/glutamate racemase family protein has protein sequence MTHPANSSSRIARGGKAIYGAPLGILMLEARFPRIPGDMGNGTTWPFPVLYRVVSGASPEKVVLNGAAGLLPDFIDAAKDLVRLGAEAITTNCGFLSLFQKEIAAAVGVPVATSSLMQVPWVQATLPPGKRVGLVTVSGSTLSPAHLEGAGVPLDTPLVGTENGKEFFRVLIKAEKDDMDVVQAERDVVEAGKALVAGNPDVGAIVLECTNMPPYAAALQAEVGLPVYDIYSMITWFHAGLRPRVFA, from the coding sequence ATGACCCATCCAGCCAATTCGTCCTCCCGAATCGCCCGTGGCGGCAAGGCCATCTATGGCGCGCCGCTGGGCATCTTGATGCTGGAAGCGCGCTTTCCCCGCATTCCCGGCGACATGGGCAACGGCACGACCTGGCCGTTCCCCGTGCTGTATCGCGTGGTGAGCGGCGCCTCGCCGGAGAAGGTGGTGCTGAACGGCGCGGCCGGCCTGCTGCCTGATTTCATCGACGCGGCGAAGGACCTGGTGCGGCTCGGCGCCGAAGCGATCACCACCAATTGCGGCTTCCTGTCGCTGTTCCAGAAGGAGATCGCGGCCGCCGTCGGCGTGCCGGTTGCGACCTCCTCGCTGATGCAGGTGCCGTGGGTGCAGGCGACCTTGCCGCCGGGCAAGCGCGTCGGCCTCGTCACCGTGTCGGGCTCGACGCTCTCGCCCGCCCATCTCGAAGGTGCCGGCGTGCCGCTCGATACGCCGCTGGTCGGCACCGAGAACGGCAAGGAATTCTTCCGCGTCCTGATCAAGGCCGAGAAGGACGACATGGATGTCGTGCAGGCCGAGCGCGACGTTGTCGAGGCCGGCAAGGCGCTCGTCGCTGGGAACCCGGATGTCGGCGCCATCGTGCTCGAATGTACCAACATGCCGCCCTATGCGGCCGCGCTTCAGGCCGAGGTCGGATTGCCGGTTTACGACATCTATTCCATGATCACCTGGTTTCATGCTGGACTGCGCCCGCGCGTCTTTGCGTGA
- a CDS encoding thiamine pyrophosphate-binding protein: protein MTIRNTRTGGQILIDQLVAQGVERVTCVPGESYLAALDALHDSPIDVVICRAEGGAAMMAEAYGKLTGRPGICFVTRGPGATNASHGVHIAMQDSTPMILFVGQVDTGMRDREAFQELDYKAVFGTMAKWAVEIDRPDRIPELVARAFRVAMQGRPGPVVISLPENMLTETAAVADAMRIEPAVSWPAPADIEKLGAMLATAKAPLVILGGSRWTDEATRSIARFAERFDLPVATSFRRASLIDADHSHYAGDLGIGPSPGLKARIEGADVILLIGGRMSEMPSSSYTLLDIPTPQQKLIHVHPGSEELGRVYQPALAIQATPAAFAAAVETLKPSGAVAWKGEAAKAHADYLAWTEKARELPGRFQYGEVMTWLRDRLPKDAIVCNGAGNYAGWIHRHHRFHSFAAQLAPTSGSMGYGVPAGVLAKRQYPDRVVIAFAGDGCFLMNGQEFATAVQYDAPLIVIVVDNSQYGTIRMHQERDYPGRVVGTQLKNPDFALYAKAFGGHGERVERTEEFAPAFERALASGKPSILHCIIDPRAISVGKDFVPAVKA from the coding sequence ATGACCATTCGCAACACCCGCACCGGGGGCCAGATCCTGATCGACCAGCTGGTCGCGCAAGGGGTCGAGCGCGTTACCTGCGTGCCGGGCGAGAGCTATCTGGCGGCGCTCGATGCGCTGCATGACAGCCCGATCGACGTCGTGATCTGCCGCGCCGAAGGCGGCGCCGCGATGATGGCGGAGGCCTATGGCAAGCTCACTGGCCGCCCCGGAATCTGCTTCGTCACCCGCGGACCCGGCGCGACCAATGCCAGCCACGGCGTCCACATCGCGATGCAGGATTCGACGCCGATGATCCTGTTCGTCGGCCAGGTCGACACCGGCATGCGCGACCGCGAGGCGTTCCAGGAGCTCGACTACAAGGCGGTGTTCGGCACCATGGCGAAATGGGCGGTCGAGATCGATCGCCCCGATCGCATTCCGGAGCTGGTGGCGCGCGCGTTCCGCGTCGCCATGCAGGGCCGCCCGGGTCCCGTGGTGATCTCGCTGCCCGAGAACATGCTGACCGAGACCGCGGCGGTTGCGGACGCCATGCGGATCGAGCCTGCGGTGAGCTGGCCGGCGCCGGCCGACATCGAAAAGCTCGGCGCCATGCTCGCCACCGCCAAGGCGCCGCTCGTCATCCTTGGCGGCTCGCGCTGGACCGACGAGGCGACCAGGAGCATCGCGCGATTCGCCGAGCGGTTCGACCTGCCGGTTGCGACCTCGTTCCGCCGGGCCTCGCTGATCGACGCCGACCATTCGCATTACGCCGGCGATCTCGGCATCGGGCCGAGCCCGGGGCTGAAGGCGCGCATCGAGGGCGCCGACGTCATTCTGCTCATCGGCGGCCGCATGTCGGAGATGCCGTCCTCGTCCTACACGCTGCTCGACATTCCGACCCCGCAGCAGAAGCTGATCCACGTGCATCCGGGCTCGGAAGAGCTCGGCCGCGTCTATCAGCCGGCCCTTGCGATCCAGGCGACGCCCGCCGCATTCGCCGCCGCGGTCGAAACGCTGAAGCCTTCCGGTGCGGTGGCCTGGAAGGGCGAAGCGGCGAAAGCACATGCCGATTATCTTGCCTGGACCGAGAAGGCGCGCGAGCTGCCGGGCAGGTTCCAGTACGGCGAGGTCATGACCTGGCTGCGCGACCGCCTGCCGAAGGACGCGATCGTCTGCAACGGCGCAGGCAATTATGCCGGCTGGATCCATCGTCATCACCGCTTCCACAGCTTTGCCGCGCAGCTTGCGCCGACCTCGGGCTCGATGGGCTATGGCGTGCCGGCGGGCGTGCTGGCAAAACGGCAATATCCGGATCGCGTCGTCATCGCCTTTGCCGGTGACGGCTGCTTCCTGATGAACGGCCAGGAGTTCGCGACCGCCGTGCAGTACGATGCGCCGCTGATCGTGATCGTCGTCGACAATTCGCAATACGGCACCATCCGTATGCACCAGGAGCGCGACTATCCCGGCCGCGTCGTCGGCACCCAGCTCAAGAACCCCGATTTCGCGCTGTACGCGAAGGCGTTCGGCGGCCATGGCGAGCGCGTCGAGCGCACCGAGGAGTTCGCACCCGCGTTCGAGCGCGCGCTCGCCTCGGGCAAGCCGTCCATCCTCCACTGCATCATCGATCCGCGCGCGATCTCGGTCGGCAAGGATTTTGTGCCAGCGGTGAAGGCTTAA
- a CDS encoding ABC transporter permease — protein MMRASPARIALYVISALVLVYLILPVLIIAPISFSSARFLTFPPPSFSLRWYQQYFANSAWMQATRVTLTVALLTVVIATPLGVAAAYAISQSKLRIMRIIHMALLLPLVVPIIITAVGIFFVYAKVGLVATMPGLVLANVMLGLPYVVISVLAGLQSFDPAQEMVARSLGMNRLRSFFAVTLPQIKSSVLAGGIFAFISAMDETIVALFISGGQFQPLTKRMFTALRDEIDPTIAAISTLMTAASFMLVLLASTRQKRSG, from the coding sequence ATGATGCGCGCCTCGCCCGCACGGATTGCGCTCTACGTGATCAGCGCGCTGGTGCTGGTCTATCTGATCCTTCCCGTGCTGATCATCGCGCCGATCTCGTTCTCGAGCGCGCGCTTCCTGACCTTCCCGCCGCCGTCGTTCTCGCTGCGCTGGTACCAGCAATATTTCGCCAACTCCGCCTGGATGCAGGCGACGCGGGTGACGCTGACGGTCGCGCTGTTGACCGTCGTGATCGCGACCCCGCTCGGCGTGGCCGCCGCCTATGCCATCAGCCAGTCGAAGCTGCGCATCATGCGCATCATTCACATGGCGCTGCTGCTGCCGCTGGTGGTGCCGATCATCATCACCGCGGTCGGCATCTTCTTCGTCTATGCCAAGGTCGGCCTGGTCGCGACCATGCCCGGCCTCGTGCTCGCGAACGTGATGTTGGGATTGCCCTATGTCGTCATCTCGGTGCTCGCGGGCCTGCAGAGCTTCGACCCCGCGCAGGAGATGGTGGCGCGCAGCCTCGGCATGAACCGCCTGCGCAGCTTCTTCGCGGTGACGCTGCCACAGATCAAGTCCAGCGTGCTCGCCGGCGGCATCTTCGCTTTCATCTCGGCGATGGACGAGACCATCGTCGCGCTGTTCATCTCCGGCGGCCAGTTCCAGCCGCTGACCAAGCGCATGTTCACCGCGCTCCGCGACGAGATCGACCCGACCATCGCTGCGATCTCGACGCTGATGACGGCGGCCTCCTTCATGCTGGTGCTACTGGCGAGCACGCGGCAGAAGAGGAGCGGGTGA
- a CDS encoding NAD(P)/FAD-dependent oxidoreductase, giving the protein MTRDWSALPSANSLWAATAEPAREFPVLSGERQADVVIIGAGYTGLSAAHHIARSGLAPVVLEANRPGWGASGRNGGVITAKFRLSFREIDAVHGRAMARRMYEIAHESTDMVEELVSEFGITSANLTRTGQVKAAHNETTLKAAIDEANWMTREMGDAEVRILDKRGVREETGSDVFVGGVLNSGSGGIHPLNYLRGLADGVARRGVAIFQESPVLKLRRENGGIVAETPKGAVRAKQAIIATNSYSDLTDATAQMQRTLIPFRSAIIATDRLPRNLAGKLMPTGRTYTETKRMMRWFRMVDNRVIFGGRGAFGKQDSEPAFDALRKAMVGIFPDLADIPLAYKWSGLVAMTLDQVPHIGRLDDRTLVSMGYNGAGVAMSSLMGRYLAAFVRGETPEVGLLDIRRMKAIPFYPLREPAVRLVAGWYQFLDAIGQ; this is encoded by the coding sequence ATGACACGGGACTGGAGCGCGCTGCCGTCAGCCAATTCGCTGTGGGCCGCCACGGCCGAGCCGGCGCGCGAGTTTCCGGTTCTGTCGGGCGAGCGACAGGCGGATGTGGTGATCATCGGTGCGGGCTATACCGGCCTCTCCGCTGCGCACCACATCGCCAGAAGCGGGCTCGCACCGGTCGTGCTGGAGGCCAACCGCCCCGGCTGGGGCGCGAGCGGCCGCAATGGTGGGGTGATCACCGCGAAATTCCGCCTCTCGTTCCGCGAGATCGATGCCGTGCACGGCCGCGCCATGGCGCGGCGCATGTACGAGATCGCGCATGAATCGACCGACATGGTCGAAGAACTCGTCTCCGAGTTCGGCATCACCAGCGCAAACCTCACCCGCACCGGCCAGGTCAAGGCGGCGCATAACGAGACGACGCTGAAGGCCGCGATCGACGAAGCCAACTGGATGACGCGCGAGATGGGCGATGCGGAGGTCCGCATCCTCGACAAGCGCGGCGTGCGCGAGGAGACCGGCTCGGACGTCTTTGTCGGCGGTGTGCTCAATTCCGGCTCGGGCGGCATTCATCCGCTGAATTATCTGCGCGGCCTTGCCGACGGCGTCGCGCGCCGCGGCGTTGCCATCTTCCAGGAGTCGCCGGTGCTCAAACTCCGGCGGGAGAATGGCGGCATCGTCGCCGAGACGCCGAAAGGCGCGGTGCGGGCGAAGCAGGCGATCATCGCCACCAACAGCTATTCGGATCTGACCGATGCCACCGCGCAGATGCAGCGCACGCTGATCCCGTTCCGCAGCGCCATCATTGCCACCGACAGGCTGCCGCGCAATCTCGCCGGCAAGCTGATGCCGACGGGGCGCACCTATACCGAGACCAAGCGCATGATGCGCTGGTTCCGGATGGTCGACAATCGCGTGATCTTCGGCGGCCGTGGCGCCTTCGGCAAGCAGGATTCCGAACCGGCGTTTGATGCGTTGCGCAAGGCGATGGTCGGCATCTTCCCCGATCTCGCCGATATCCCGCTCGCCTATAAATGGTCGGGCCTTGTCGCGATGACGCTGGACCAGGTGCCGCATATCGGCCGGCTCGACGACCGCACGCTGGTCTCGATGGGCTACAATGGCGCCGGAGTCGCAATGTCGAGCCTGATGGGCCGCTATCTCGCCGCCTTCGTGCGCGGCGAGACACCCGAGGTCGGCCTGCTCGATATCAGGCGCATGAAAGCGATTCCGTTCTATCCGCTGCGCGAGCCCGCCGTGCGCTTGGTCGCCGGCTGGTACCAGTTTCTCGATGCGATCGGTCAGTGA
- a CDS encoding IclR family transcriptional regulator: MKRESRGIQSIEVGGELLRALARSGEPMMLRDLAREAGMTPAKAHPYLASFSRIGLIEQDETTGRYEIGALALELGLISLRRLSGVRIARPKIAALASQIGHAVSLAVWGTHGPTVVQLEEPAQPVHIVMRAGSVMALLETATGRAFAAFLPEKTINAALESGLDRHGVGYNPKRAVKGAKVAEMLAEVRKHGLARALGDPLPGVNAFSAPVFDHSGHVALVITAMGPEGTFDARWDSPIAHALRDCAGAISKRLGHGMTVAAE, translated from the coding sequence ATGAAGAGGGAAAGTCGCGGCATCCAGTCGATCGAGGTCGGCGGAGAACTGCTCCGTGCGCTTGCAAGGAGCGGCGAGCCGATGATGCTGCGCGATCTCGCCCGCGAGGCTGGCATGACGCCGGCCAAGGCGCATCCCTATCTCGCCAGCTTTTCGCGGATCGGGCTGATCGAGCAGGACGAGACCACCGGCCGCTACGAGATCGGCGCGCTGGCGCTGGAGCTCGGCCTGATCAGCCTGCGCCGCCTCTCCGGCGTGCGCATCGCGCGTCCCAAGATCGCGGCGCTCGCGAGCCAGATCGGCCACGCGGTCTCGCTCGCGGTCTGGGGCACGCACGGTCCGACCGTGGTGCAACTGGAAGAGCCGGCCCAGCCCGTCCACATCGTGATGCGGGCCGGCTCGGTGATGGCGCTGCTGGAGACCGCAACCGGCCGCGCCTTCGCCGCCTTCCTGCCGGAGAAGACCATCAATGCCGCGCTCGAAAGCGGCCTCGACCGCCACGGCGTCGGCTACAATCCCAAACGCGCGGTGAAAGGCGCGAAGGTCGCCGAGATGCTCGCTGAAGTCCGCAAGCATGGCCTCGCCCGCGCGCTCGGCGATCCCCTGCCCGGCGTCAATGCGTTCTCAGCACCGGTGTTCGATCATTCCGGCCATGTCGCGCTGGTCATCACCGCGATGGGACCGGAAGGCACCTTCGATGCGCGCTGGGACAGCCCGATCGCCCATGCACTGCGCGACTGCGCCGGCGCCATCTCGAAGCGGCTCGGCCACGGCATGACGGTCGCGGCGGAGTGA